In Pontiella desulfatans, one DNA window encodes the following:
- a CDS encoding type II toxin-antitoxin system HipA family toxin, whose amino-acid sequence MAETIADVLYQGQKAGVVYWDCARRIAVFQYTRGFINDGIELAPLMMPLREAPYQFPNLHESFSGLPGLLADCLPDTYGNALINDWLRREGRPLDSFSPVDRLCYIGNRGMGALEFRPALRGKASKAEKVDVERLVELASNVLAHRKHLAAALDEEGLNEILRVGTSAGGARAKAVIAWNPETNEVRSGQADAPPGFEHWLMKFDGVSESFDGVRDPQGYGRIEYAYWLMAKQAGIEMADCHLYEEGGRAHFMTRRFDRPSNGGKIHYASWFGMAHMAYAAPGAHSHSYDELFDSIRALELDPAHRLEAFRRMAFNILACNRDDHTKNFGFLLSEGAWKLAPAFDVTYAHNPQAGKWTASQQLSVGGKRENIGRADLLEAGRRCGVATLPKLKAALDGAADALREWESFAGKAGVGEKETASIGRMLAV is encoded by the coding sequence ATGGCCGAAACGATTGCAGACGTACTCTATCAGGGCCAAAAGGCCGGTGTGGTGTATTGGGACTGTGCCCGCCGTATCGCGGTTTTCCAATATACCCGGGGATTCATCAATGACGGCATAGAACTGGCCCCGCTGATGATGCCCCTGCGCGAAGCCCCCTATCAATTCCCCAATCTGCACGAGTCATTCTCGGGTCTTCCCGGCCTGCTGGCCGACTGCCTGCCGGACACCTATGGCAATGCGCTGATTAATGATTGGCTTCGGCGGGAAGGCCGCCCCCTCGATAGCTTTTCCCCGGTTGACCGCCTGTGCTATATCGGCAACCGTGGCATGGGCGCCCTGGAATTCCGGCCGGCCCTTCGCGGAAAGGCATCGAAGGCCGAAAAGGTGGATGTTGAAAGACTCGTTGAACTTGCGTCCAACGTTCTTGCCCACCGGAAACATCTGGCGGCAGCCCTGGACGAAGAAGGCCTGAATGAAATCCTACGGGTTGGAACATCCGCCGGCGGCGCGCGGGCCAAGGCGGTTATTGCGTGGAATCCGGAAACCAACGAAGTGCGCTCCGGCCAAGCGGATGCCCCGCCCGGCTTCGAGCATTGGCTCATGAAATTCGACGGCGTGTCCGAGTCTTTCGACGGCGTCAGGGATCCGCAAGGCTATGGGCGCATCGAATATGCCTATTGGCTGATGGCCAAACAAGCGGGCATCGAAATGGCGGATTGCCATCTGTACGAAGAAGGCGGACGCGCACATTTCATGACCCGCCGCTTCGATCGACCTTCCAACGGCGGAAAAATCCACTATGCCTCATGGTTCGGCATGGCGCACATGGCCTATGCCGCCCCCGGCGCCCACAGCCATTCCTATGACGAACTCTTTGATTCGATCCGGGCTCTGGAGCTTGATCCGGCACACCGACTCGAAGCCTTCCGCCGGATGGCCTTCAACATTCTGGCCTGCAACCGCGACGACCACACGAAGAACTTCGGCTTCCTGCTCTCGGAGGGCGCATGGAAGCTGGCTCCCGCATTCGATGTGACCTACGCCCACAATCCGCAGGCGGGAAAATGGACGGCCAGCCAACAATTGTCCGTGGGCGGGAAACGCGAAAATATTGGACGCGCCGATCTGCTTGAGGCCGGGCGACGGTGCGGCGTTGCAACCCTACCTAAACTGAAAGCCGCGCTGGATGGCGCAGCCGATGCGCTCCGTGAATGGGAATCGTTTGCAGGGAAGGCCGGAGTTGGAGAAAAAGAAACCGCAAGCATTGGGCGGATGCTTGCGGTTTGA
- a CDS encoding helix-turn-helix domain-containing protein: MKELIELGERVRQQRIAAGIKQRELAERAAISPDTLSALENGRSVSTETLVRVLRELGWASALEELLPAPAPSPIELQKLSGKQRQRVR; this comes from the coding sequence ATGAAAGAGCTGATTGAATTAGGTGAACGGGTTCGCCAGCAGCGCATTGCGGCGGGCATCAAGCAACGCGAGCTTGCCGAACGCGCGGCCATCAGTCCGGATACGCTTTCCGCCCTCGAGAATGGCCGATCGGTTTCCACGGAAACCCTCGTCCGCGTATTGCGGGAACTGGGCTGGGCAAGTGCCCTCGAGGAATTGCTTCCAGCCCCGGCACCAAGCCCGATCGAGTTGCAAAAGCTGTCAGGAAAACAACGTCAAAGGGTTAGGTGA
- a CDS encoding tetratricopeptide repeat protein, with protein MKVLRVLLMVSLLPFFVFGAEGEVPQPEGKAENYYRILLKNPRPGYLFDRFCNSWLETHDLKELEAFLESKRDEGAGNLLLLAIYHGRAGNNEKALELCTEAAKVEPDNPRMLFYRAQLLEGLGRLAEAAEDFDAVAEDGGKLRPEALKQLGQVYIRQGLVAAGMQSLETLLKEEGNDAGLQEEVIELKVEEGLYDEALADCDRLMKTSKNAQQKVMLSLRKASILLRLERRTEALDTLDATLDAVASGSWLEKEILSRISRAYRTQDDLSGLANHYAKLLEAHPNNLALLHNQIGLMQEQADTDAALKHVRALVQLAPMDETVREFYVEVLRECEEYTEAIEVVSGMLENNPDNNELRIRLAGLYFHADETDKIRPLMLEYLERSPKKEYDYFRAARLMARFGDKNDATQIYLDCLAAYPDSLETREALAYHLVRRGMAPMAQVHIDAIQQQGGEDDLIRVSGMLCGAGRGARAYEFLLGRMDDFGHSPRYLEAAYQALLATPQEERPDGFELTMRWLRATDSLEGLRRSAYAVQDEMRRKENTETVRKELEAKANRSVPETYLLCHLLSREAEPDKAWALVDSALEQDPGNVLLLRIRLEQARRQDDHERAVDCLERLAGAAPEKRLSWIREHVDVLLEAEDYAAALAKLEQWKAISGDNPQVYLRESRILEAQGEHEEAIARLRRAAFRLREFTELQERLASLYMQQGKTAEAEQVYWSLIDAEEDLDQKLSRFAKLVEAVRWTDRMTAVTDQMRARSESNKQSVFPLLALAECHRATWNNEARRTVLLRVLEIKPDDTNAMRAVAKAEAEAGNHARSLALMRQVARQEKNERALLELAGAQFQYGQPEKGLEILRQECALDNADDLVKIAGAMLKFGAAEQLADLLAVRQGEFPNDYRIPFLYAVALEETGQPKGAAEIFMRLMAVNTERPGISKRTPQSASNAWFPTEELPAISRFIQIVQSEHTVYAYRNPRFRSNRPSSPEPQSLEQLETYLVSHLKSLRPQLDESGREAIRLAMLQAEVPYVDMIMEDNLENIYVNSQWWKQMLEKHPADAELAYFAAVLAVQLRTHGMGFTFNEDQRRHLYELLEEDHPDGALFAVLMGDKIDDELFAKIPALLDRCAEDGKNQRAIASVLEQMAANNLLNDSSDEIKAAFARYARKLPDDQSEGRIHIYVALKDYDALVKELVALDDSKAPARNRYSGFGAGYGNRGYIVPLSFPPQGVLDSRLQSFGEQMDMEMIKAFKTIGDPVVRLALLNEVLEEKELAAIVAEIEASGKSGFKTSVLLGSWYAVRQDSPKALAHLIRARHSAASAAARKRIDGAMLDCALVLDEMTDDQRRELKAAVLRLSSGHVGQQDATVLVELRKQLGMREQKVTAVANIGRGSYISTSSRTQSADDRVRKLLGEGKTDQALREAAVVLRRSVPGVMMLSSNSGSDWELRNCMNVLVEREKGDLFVEALEPGDDASPRKLLEFGLALDYMGNPEKAKAVYQRVLEAQPSWSGVRYRLASSMVGQPEEAAALLAELDPAQLSELVNLMQNSFYGNATIEQSLHNVELLAALCPVMLEGRQPIHASMYLDLVSRNWHGKVKGKGETYSLPGLFDEILKTEGDGNNAYNLRFRKDEQLAAAHERRKEIYLGLCELFIAHSQSAKDGFSGKERYYRFHGMDTEPLFGEAEEILLRVGRDPVQAGFPTMFYFNNGIDDKVGLEEYYAAECHRRDERERYQKTLEAIQQPATRKELERQAKYYFADEATFREILADELRQTRKASGIYAFQVGALFRAYESCGHTFDLTPTLELLLDPNQNHSLWSAGEWMQRWIATCLQQGRDDRAVAALNAFVDKLFPPTEIKKLKPKAPGDNSYLMPNTLAGRVNIFDDVFTDLDAGLPTWFGLVDAVSPMLYARADGYHVLSQLWSKRKPVTAEMALETPFVNDWETFCSYSFNSKKSIFVDYLNALGKPGKLTDAVSGIQPPTFGSRLLGIIAESEGKPPEFIAGQALELCGEYLVQIEAAEEARRDDLFNLLAQLQEKYAFQVDASMATNETARAFARYFREQRGDANAEAAAKLLAAPPVRQADNTYQFKRDAGALVRRLAGSDPETAGRIVDRMLEVLRLSERMGRSTSGSHQGMDKDVYNAIIDSGSPNEATIAFMLEHAYANKLPGGWLELGEAFEDHFAERIYHAERKRLEDDGLEKVETRRLAARKAIAELDRMTATNGCPPILAATAWLANQNGVRSNLVAWLETDETAGLKHLGIYRFVARDESYAEGAAAMAALIEDGCEHEGIRAAFALRLFSAGREKTLENEALALAAFKAAQVLPPEQILANGGAGKLVSSLPADEATLTALYETWTAAQSKHPKFGEQNKAVSIRLVNLLIEAGRFQNAAHLLGACKDASLSSLVVWSKLRKGSEATDCMNELISENRKKAKLMAPAKVGWSTEDADWFLDLVRMWTGEDGRFARMVVASIPVGDAGPQIDLEDFARQLKDEPFKSKNLELALGDVLSPLAKEGELDAVLFAMYDQETLVEYLKSGHDPGLSRLMAYIAALVRLGEKDRMAELGKLHDEHNSDPGCVHKRDLRDAVRKAEQDLGIDQG; from the coding sequence ATGAAGGTTTTGCGTGTTCTGTTAATGGTTTCGTTGCTTCCGTTTTTCGTGTTTGGCGCGGAAGGGGAGGTGCCGCAACCGGAGGGCAAGGCGGAAAACTATTACCGCATCCTGCTGAAAAACCCGCGGCCGGGCTATCTGTTCGATCGCTTCTGCAACAGCTGGCTGGAAACGCACGACCTGAAGGAGCTGGAAGCCTTCCTTGAATCGAAACGCGACGAAGGGGCGGGCAACCTGTTGCTGCTGGCCATCTACCACGGCCGTGCCGGCAACAACGAAAAGGCTTTGGAGCTCTGCACCGAGGCCGCCAAGGTCGAGCCGGACAATCCCCGTATGCTCTTCTACCGGGCGCAGCTGCTCGAAGGTCTCGGCCGACTGGCCGAAGCCGCTGAGGATTTCGATGCCGTGGCCGAAGACGGCGGCAAGCTGCGCCCCGAAGCCCTGAAACAGCTGGGGCAGGTCTACATCCGCCAAGGGCTCGTGGCCGCCGGCATGCAGTCGCTCGAAACCCTGCTCAAGGAGGAGGGCAACGATGCCGGCCTGCAGGAGGAGGTGATCGAACTCAAGGTGGAGGAGGGCCTATACGACGAGGCGCTGGCCGATTGCGACCGGCTGATGAAAACCTCGAAGAACGCCCAGCAAAAGGTGATGCTCTCCCTGCGCAAGGCCTCGATCCTGCTCCGGCTCGAACGCCGCACGGAGGCGCTCGACACGCTCGATGCCACGCTGGATGCGGTGGCCTCCGGTAGCTGGCTCGAAAAGGAAATCCTCAGCCGCATCAGCCGCGCCTACCGGACACAGGACGACCTTTCGGGCCTGGCCAACCACTATGCCAAACTGCTCGAAGCCCACCCCAACAACCTGGCCCTGCTCCATAACCAGATCGGCCTTATGCAGGAGCAGGCCGACACCGACGCGGCGCTCAAGCATGTGCGCGCCCTTGTTCAGCTGGCGCCCATGGACGAGACGGTGCGCGAGTTCTATGTCGAGGTGCTGCGCGAATGCGAGGAATACACCGAGGCCATCGAAGTGGTTTCCGGCATGCTCGAAAACAATCCCGATAACAACGAACTCCGCATCCGGTTGGCCGGCCTCTATTTCCATGCCGACGAAACCGACAAGATCCGCCCGCTCATGCTCGAATACCTCGAACGCAGCCCGAAAAAGGAGTACGACTATTTCCGCGCCGCCCGCCTGATGGCGCGCTTTGGCGACAAAAACGACGCCACCCAGATCTACCTCGACTGCCTCGCCGCCTACCCCGACTCGCTCGAAACCCGCGAGGCGCTGGCCTACCACCTCGTGCGCCGCGGCATGGCCCCCATGGCCCAGGTGCATATCGACGCCATCCAGCAGCAGGGCGGCGAGGACGACCTCATTCGCGTCTCCGGCATGCTCTGCGGCGCGGGGCGCGGGGCGCGCGCCTATGAATTCCTTCTGGGCCGCATGGACGATTTCGGGCATAGCCCGCGCTATCTCGAGGCCGCCTACCAGGCGCTGCTGGCCACGCCGCAGGAGGAACGGCCCGATGGGTTCGAACTCACCATGCGCTGGCTGCGCGCTACGGATTCCCTCGAAGGCCTCCGCCGCTCGGCCTATGCCGTGCAGGACGAAATGCGCCGCAAGGAAAACACGGAGACCGTCCGCAAGGAGCTGGAGGCCAAGGCCAACCGCTCCGTTCCCGAAACCTATCTGCTGTGCCACCTGCTCAGCCGCGAGGCCGAGCCGGACAAGGCGTGGGCACTGGTCGATTCCGCGCTCGAACAGGATCCGGGCAACGTCCTGCTGCTGCGCATCCGCTTGGAGCAAGCGCGCCGCCAGGACGACCATGAACGCGCGGTCGATTGTCTCGAACGCCTGGCCGGGGCCGCCCCCGAAAAACGGCTGTCGTGGATCCGCGAGCATGTCGATGTGCTGCTGGAGGCCGAGGACTACGCCGCCGCCCTCGCCAAGCTGGAGCAGTGGAAGGCGATCTCGGGCGACAATCCGCAGGTCTATCTGCGCGAGAGCCGCATTCTCGAGGCGCAGGGCGAGCACGAGGAAGCCATTGCCCGCCTGCGCCGCGCCGCCTTCCGCCTGCGCGAGTTCACCGAGCTGCAGGAGCGCCTTGCCTCGCTCTACATGCAGCAAGGCAAAACCGCCGAGGCCGAGCAGGTCTACTGGTCGCTGATCGATGCCGAGGAGGATCTCGACCAAAAGCTGTCGCGTTTCGCCAAGCTGGTGGAGGCCGTCCGCTGGACGGATCGAATGACCGCCGTTACCGACCAGATGCGCGCCCGTTCCGAATCGAACAAGCAGTCGGTCTTCCCGCTGCTGGCGCTGGCCGAATGCCACCGGGCCACCTGGAACAACGAGGCGCGGCGCACGGTGTTGCTGCGGGTGCTCGAGATCAAGCCCGACGACACCAACGCCATGCGCGCCGTGGCCAAGGCCGAGGCCGAGGCCGGCAACCATGCCCGTTCGCTGGCGCTGATGCGGCAGGTGGCGCGCCAGGAAAAGAACGAGCGCGCCTTGCTGGAGTTGGCCGGTGCCCAGTTCCAGTATGGCCAGCCCGAGAAAGGGCTCGAAATCCTGCGGCAGGAGTGCGCGCTCGACAACGCCGACGACCTCGTCAAGATTGCCGGCGCCATGCTCAAGTTCGGCGCCGCCGAGCAGCTGGCCGACCTGCTGGCGGTGCGCCAGGGCGAATTCCCGAACGACTACCGCATACCCTTCCTATACGCGGTGGCGCTGGAGGAAACGGGCCAGCCGAAAGGTGCGGCCGAAATCTTCATGCGGTTGATGGCGGTCAATACGGAGCGCCCCGGCATCTCGAAGCGGACGCCGCAATCCGCGTCCAATGCCTGGTTCCCAACGGAGGAGCTGCCGGCCATCTCGCGCTTCATCCAGATAGTCCAATCGGAGCATACGGTCTATGCCTACCGCAACCCGCGCTTCCGTTCGAACCGCCCGTCCTCGCCCGAGCCACAGTCGCTTGAACAGCTCGAGACCTATCTGGTCAGCCATTTGAAAAGCCTGCGGCCCCAGCTCGATGAAAGCGGGCGGGAGGCCATCCGCCTGGCCATGCTCCAGGCCGAGGTACCCTATGTCGACATGATCATGGAGGACAACCTCGAGAACATCTACGTGAACAGCCAGTGGTGGAAGCAGATGCTCGAGAAGCATCCGGCCGATGCCGAGCTGGCCTACTTCGCCGCAGTGCTCGCCGTACAGCTCCGCACCCACGGCATGGGCTTCACCTTCAACGAAGACCAGCGCCGCCATCTTTATGAATTGCTCGAAGAGGACCACCCCGACGGCGCGCTCTTCGCCGTACTCATGGGCGACAAGATCGACGACGAACTGTTTGCGAAAATCCCCGCGCTGCTGGATCGGTGCGCCGAAGACGGCAAGAACCAGCGCGCCATCGCCAGCGTGTTGGAGCAGATGGCGGCCAACAACCTGCTCAACGATTCCTCCGACGAAATCAAGGCGGCCTTCGCGCGCTATGCCCGGAAGCTGCCCGACGACCAGTCCGAAGGGCGCATCCACATCTATGTGGCCCTGAAGGACTACGACGCCCTTGTGAAGGAACTCGTTGCGCTGGACGATTCCAAGGCGCCGGCCCGCAACCGCTACAGCGGGTTCGGGGCGGGCTACGGCAACCGTGGCTACATTGTTCCGCTTTCGTTCCCGCCGCAGGGGGTGCTCGATTCCCGCCTGCAAAGCTTCGGCGAACAGATGGACATGGAGATGATCAAGGCCTTCAAGACCATCGGGGATCCGGTGGTCCGGCTCGCGCTGCTCAACGAAGTGCTGGAGGAAAAGGAGCTCGCCGCCATCGTGGCCGAGATCGAGGCCAGCGGCAAATCCGGCTTCAAGACCAGCGTGCTGCTGGGCTCCTGGTATGCCGTTCGGCAGGACTCGCCCAAGGCGCTGGCCCACCTCATCCGCGCCCGGCATTCGGCAGCGTCCGCCGCCGCGCGCAAGCGCATCGATGGCGCCATGCTCGATTGCGCGCTGGTGCTTGACGAGATGACCGACGACCAGCGGCGCGAGCTCAAGGCCGCCGTGCTGCGCCTCTCCTCGGGGCACGTGGGCCAGCAGGATGCCACGGTGCTGGTGGAGCTGCGCAAGCAGCTCGGCATGCGCGAGCAGAAGGTCACTGCCGTCGCCAACATCGGCCGGGGTTCCTACATTTCCACCTCCTCGCGCACGCAGTCGGCCGACGACCGGGTGCGCAAGCTGCTGGGCGAGGGCAAGACCGACCAGGCCCTGCGCGAGGCCGCCGTCGTCCTGCGCCGCAGTGTGCCCGGCGTGATGATGCTTTCAAGCAACAGCGGCAGCGACTGGGAACTGCGCAACTGCATGAATGTCCTGGTGGAGCGGGAGAAAGGCGACCTCTTCGTCGAGGCGCTCGAACCCGGCGACGATGCCTCTCCCCGCAAACTGCTGGAGTTTGGCCTGGCGCTCGACTACATGGGCAACCCGGAAAAAGCGAAGGCGGTCTATCAACGGGTGCTCGAGGCCCAGCCCTCCTGGAGCGGCGTGCGCTATCGCCTGGCTTCCAGCATGGTCGGTCAGCCGGAAGAGGCCGCGGCGTTGCTGGCCGAGCTCGACCCGGCCCAGCTTTCCGAGTTGGTGAACCTCATGCAAAACAGTTTCTACGGCAATGCCACGATCGAGCAGAGCCTTCATAATGTCGAGTTGCTGGCGGCGCTCTGCCCGGTGATGCTCGAGGGCCGGCAGCCGATCCATGCCTCCATGTACCTCGACCTGGTCTCGCGCAATTGGCATGGCAAGGTGAAGGGCAAGGGCGAAACCTACAGCCTGCCCGGCCTGTTCGACGAAATCCTCAAGACCGAGGGCGACGGAAACAATGCCTACAACCTTCGCTTCCGCAAGGACGAGCAACTCGCCGCCGCCCACGAGCGCCGCAAGGAGATCTATCTCGGGCTGTGCGAGCTGTTCATTGCCCACAGTCAATCCGCCAAGGACGGCTTTTCCGGCAAGGAGCGCTACTACCGGTTCCATGGCATGGACACCGAGCCGCTCTTTGGCGAGGCCGAGGAAATTTTGCTGCGCGTCGGCCGGGATCCGGTGCAGGCCGGTTTCCCGACCATGTTCTACTTCAACAACGGCATCGACGATAAGGTGGGGCTGGAGGAATACTATGCCGCCGAATGCCACCGCCGGGACGAACGCGAGCGCTACCAAAAGACCCTGGAGGCCATCCAGCAGCCGGCCACGCGCAAGGAATTGGAGCGGCAGGCCAAGTATTATTTCGCCGACGAGGCCACCTTCCGCGAAATCCTCGCCGACGAACTGCGCCAAACCCGGAAAGCCTCCGGCATCTATGCCTTCCAAGTCGGTGCCCTATTCCGCGCCTACGAATCGTGCGGCCACACGTTCGACCTGACGCCGACCCTGGAGCTGCTGCTCGATCCCAACCAAAACCATTCGTTGTGGTCGGCGGGCGAATGGATGCAGCGCTGGATCGCCACCTGCCTGCAGCAAGGCCGGGACGACCGGGCGGTGGCGGCGCTGAACGCGTTCGTGGACAAGTTGTTTCCGCCCACCGAAATCAAGAAGCTGAAGCCGAAGGCGCCCGGCGATAATTCCTATCTCATGCCCAATACCCTCGCCGGGCGCGTCAATATTTTCGACGATGTCTTCACCGATCTCGATGCCGGTCTGCCCACCTGGTTCGGGCTGGTCGATGCCGTGAGCCCCATGCTCTACGCCCGTGCCGATGGCTACCATGTGCTCTCGCAGCTGTGGAGCAAGCGCAAACCCGTTACCGCCGAAATGGCCTTGGAAACCCCCTTCGTGAACGATTGGGAGACGTTCTGCTCGTATAGCTTCAACAGCAAGAAGAGCATTTTCGTCGACTATCTCAACGCCCTGGGCAAGCCGGGCAAGCTCACCGATGCCGTCAGCGGCATCCAGCCCCCCACCTTCGGTTCCCGCTTGCTGGGCATCATCGCCGAGTCGGAAGGCAAGCCGCCGGAGTTCATCGCCGGGCAGGCGCTGGAACTATGCGGCGAATACCTGGTGCAAATCGAGGCCGCCGAAGAAGCCCGCCGCGACGACCTCTTCAACCTGCTCGCCCAGCTGCAGGAAAAATACGCCTTCCAGGTCGATGCTTCCATGGCGACGAACGAGACGGCCCGGGCGTTCGCGCGCTACTTCAGGGAGCAGCGCGGCGATGCCAATGCCGAAGCCGCCGCGAAGCTGCTGGCCGCTCCGCCGGTTCGGCAGGCCGACAACACCTACCAGTTCAAGCGCGATGCCGGCGCGCTTGTCCGCCGGCTCGCCGGGTCGGATCCCGAAACCGCCGGTCGGATTGTCGACCGCATGCTCGAGGTGCTGCGGCTTTCCGAACGCATGGGCAGAAGCACCTCCGGCTCCCACCAGGGCATGGATAAGGATGTCTACAACGCCATTATCGATTCCGGCTCCCCCAACGAAGCCACCATTGCCTTTATGCTGGAGCATGCCTATGCCAACAAGCTGCCGGGCGGATGGCTGGAGCTGGGCGAAGCGTTCGAGGATCATTTTGCCGAACGCATCTACCACGCCGAGCGCAAGCGGCTCGAAGACGATGGCCTGGAAAAGGTGGAAACCCGCCGGCTCGCCGCGCGCAAGGCCATCGCCGAACTCGACCGCATGACCGCCACCAACGGTTGCCCGCCCATCCTCGCCGCCACCGCCTGGCTGGCCAACCAGAACGGGGTGCGCTCCAACCTCGTCGCCTGGCTCGAAACCGACGAGACCGCCGGGCTGAAGCATCTTGGAATCTATCGCTTTGTTGCGCGGGACGAAAGCTATGCCGAAGGTGCCGCCGCCATGGCCGCCCTCATCGAAGACGGGTGCGAACACGAAGGCATCCGCGCCGCCTTCGCCCTTCGGCTCTTTTCCGCCGGCCGCGAGAAAACCCTGGAAAACGAAGCCTTGGCCTTGGCCGCATTCAAGGCCGCGCAGGTGTTGCCCCCCGAGCAAATCCTGGCCAACGGCGGTGCCGGTAAGCTGGTGTCGAGCCTTCCTGCCGACGAAGCCACGCTCACGGCTCTCTATGAAACGTGGACGGCCGCCCAGAGCAAGCACCCCAAGTTCGGCGAGCAAAACAAGGCCGTCTCCATCAGGCTGGTCAACCTGCTCATCGAGGCCGGGCGTTTCCAGAACGCCGCCCATCTTCTGGGAGCCTGCAAGGATGCCTCGCTCTCCTCGCTCGTGGTCTGGAGCAAGCTGCGCAAGGGGAGCGAGGCCACCGACTGCATGAACGAGCTCATTTCGGAAAACCGCAAGAAGGCCAAGCTCATGGCTCCGGCCAAGGTGGGCTGGTCGACCGAGGACGCCGACTGGTTCCTCGACCTGGTCAGGATGTGGACGGGCGAGGACGGCCGCTTTGCGCGCATGGTGGTGGCCTCCATTCCGGTCGGCGATGCCGGGCCGCAGATCGACCTGGAGGATTTCGCCAGGCAGCTGAAGGACGAACCGTTCAAATCGAAAAACCTTGAGTTGGCGCTTGGCGATGTGCTGAGCCCGCTCGCCAAGGAGGGCGAACTCGATGCGGTGCTGTTCGCCATGTACGACCAAGAGACGCTGGTGGAATACCTGAAGAGCGGCCACGATCCGGGGCTCAGCCGGTTGATGGCCTATATCGCGGCACTGGTGCGCCTCGGGGAAAAGGACCGGATGGCTGAGCTCGGCAAGCTGCACGACGAACATAACAGCGATCCGGGGTGCGTCCATAAACGCGACCTGCGCGACGCCGTCCGCAAGGCCGAGCAAGACCTCGGAATCGACCAGGGCTAA
- a CDS encoding IS30 family transposase produces MEQNKGNIPSRKGKHLNRNERILIEGFLKAGMAKSKIASQLSRDRRTIDREIKQGQVEHLNSDLTTQWVYNADRAQDVHDLNATAKGPAVKLKANSAAVEFIRCHIVIRKWSPEVVAARMKQKGMDEAVCAKTIYNHIDKGEIPGVSNESLWEKRSRGKTHKSLRRQAKRGTPQGRSIDDRPEEVTSREACGHWEIDLVVGGKGTGKAALLTLVERKTRKLIIRKIKDKTQASVLRAVNGIERSMGKEAFRVMFTSITADNGSEFLDYVALEQSVKTRTPRTYIYYAHPYSSWERGSNENANRIIRRFIPKGCDIGKFTNTDIRRIEEWINRYPRKILNFKTAEELFALEVAA; encoded by the coding sequence ATGGAGCAAAATAAAGGTAACATCCCATCACGTAAGGGCAAGCACTTGAACCGAAACGAACGTATTTTAATAGAAGGCTTTTTAAAGGCAGGGATGGCGAAATCTAAAATAGCCAGCCAACTGAGTCGGGATCGGCGAACTATCGATCGTGAGATTAAGCAAGGACAGGTTGAACACCTCAACAGCGACCTGACAACGCAGTGGGTATACAATGCGGACCGGGCGCAAGACGTACATGATCTGAATGCTACGGCAAAGGGGCCTGCGGTCAAGCTGAAGGCCAACAGTGCTGCCGTAGAGTTCATTCGTTGCCATATCGTCATACGAAAGTGGTCTCCGGAGGTCGTGGCCGCACGTATGAAACAGAAGGGCATGGATGAGGCTGTCTGTGCCAAAACCATCTACAATCATATTGATAAAGGCGAAATACCTGGCGTAAGTAACGAGTCATTATGGGAAAAGCGCTCCCGGGGTAAGACGCATAAGTCTCTCCGACGGCAGGCCAAGCGCGGCACCCCGCAGGGTCGTAGCATTGATGATCGCCCCGAGGAGGTTACCAGCCGCGAAGCCTGCGGTCACTGGGAGATCGACCTGGTAGTTGGCGGCAAGGGAACGGGAAAGGCCGCGCTGCTGACCCTGGTAGAGCGAAAAACCCGCAAGTTGATCATCCGTAAGATAAAAGACAAAACCCAGGCCTCGGTACTTCGTGCCGTCAACGGCATTGAGCGCTCCATGGGCAAGGAGGCGTTCAGGGTTATGTTCACATCCATCACAGCCGATAACGGCAGCGAGTTCCTCGATTATGTCGCTCTGGAGCAATCAGTAAAGACCCGGACGCCCCGAACCTACATCTACTATGCCCACCCCTATTCGTCTTGGGAACGCGGGTCCAACGAGAATGCTAATCGCATCATACGCAGGTTCATTCCCAAAGGATGCGATATCGGTAAGTTTACCAACACAGATATCCGAAGAATCGAGGAATGGATCAATCGCTATCCCCGCAAGATCCTCAATTTTAAAACCGCAGAAGAACTGTTCGCTCTGGAGGTTGCAGCATGA